A stretch of DNA from Mesomycoplasma lagogenitalium:
TTGCCGATGGAAATAACGACGGAATTGGCGATTTTATTGGTTTAAAAAACAATTTGAATTACTTTGTTGATTTAGGAATAGATCAATTATATCTTTCACCAATTCACCCTGCAAGTTCTTATCATGGTTATGATGTAATCAATTATACAGATGTAGCTCCAGAATTAGGTGGAAAACAAGCATTTATTGAATTTTTACAAGAAGCTCATTCAAAGGGAATTAAGATTTATTTAGATTTAGTTTTTAATCACACCTCTTTTGAACATCCTTGATTTTTAAAAGCATTAGAAGGCGATGAAAAATATAAAAATTTCTATCGTTTTTATGAAAATCAAATCCAAGATACAAATCAAGATACAGATCAATTAAGAAATTTATTTCCTAATTTAAAAAATAAAAAAGGTACAAATAAGTGGTATACATCAAAATTTTGAGCTGGAATGCCAGATTTAAATTTGGATAATCCAGAAGTTATTCAAGAATTAAAATATATTCAATCGTATTGAACTAAATTAGGAGTAGATGGGTTTCGATATGATGCTTTTGTTGAATACTTTTCTTCAAAAAATGAAACAAAAAATAATTATAATGAAAATAAAATTTTTAGTGAATTAAGGGAAGCTAGCATTCAGGGACTACAATCTATAAATCGAAACTTAGATATTTTTATGATGGGCGAATGATGAGATTCGCCTTTAAGTGCTAAAAAGTATTTTTATGATGGACAAAAATTAGCTCTTGGAACAGTTTATGATGGTAAACATTGAAAAAATAATTTCTTCTTTTTAAATTTTAAACACGATCAACTAAAAACATTTTTAAATAATTTAGGTAGTGAAAAACAACATTTATGAATTCCGTTTTTAACTAATCACGATGTTGATCGCTGAATTAATTCATTTCGAAAAGCTGTTGAACAAGAAGACGATTTATCTAAAAATCTTTCTGATAGGGCAAAATTAGCTGTTAAAAATGCTTATTTCTTTTTATTATCGATGCCGGGAAATCCAATAATTTATCATGGCGATGAACTTTATATGCACTCTTCTCAATCTAAAGGCGATTCTTTTATGAGAGAACCATTTAAATGAAAAAATAAGGATCTGCAAGTAAATTTTAAAGAAGAAAAAAGTCCAAATGATCACATTCATTTAAATTATTCTAGTGATATTGATTATGTTGAAGATCAAGTAAATAATCCAAGTTCAACATTTAATTTAATTAAATTTATGAATAATTTTAGGAAAAAACATCCATTTATGTACTTGCAAGATTCTAAAACCATAGCTGATGCAAATGAATTTGTAAAAAATCCCGACTATAGAGTATTAGTAAGGCAAAATATCGAACAAACAGAACAATATTTATTTATTTTTTCAGCAGGTTTAGGTAAAAAGACGAATTACAAATTAAAAGAAAATGTAAAAGCAGAAATTGTTTATTCAGAAAATGTAGAATTAAAAAATAATGAAATAAATCTCAATGAAATGGGATTTGCAATTTTAAAAGTAACTAATTAAAAATAAAAGCACATTAACAGGAGAAAAATGATTAAATATAACGGCGATTATTTAAAAGTTAGTAATAATGTTAAAACAATCGATGAAAAACTCAATTTGCAAAATAAGTATTTAGGTGTTCAAAAAGTAAAAAAGGGGTTTAAATTTACTTTTTGAGCACCATTAGCAAAAGAAGTTTATCTTGAATTATTTGATGAAAATAAGCAAAAATTGCAAAGTTTTTTGCTAAAAAACAATAAAGGTTTTTGAACTATTACCATAGCAAGTGCTTATGAATCAAAACTTTATTTATATAAAATTTTAAATAAAGATCAAAGGCAGTATCAAATAACTTTTGATCCTTATGCTAAAGCATTTTTTCCTTTTGATTGAAAAGGAAAAACAAAAGAAATACCCTATTCTGTAATTGTGGATTGACAAAAAATATTAGTAAATGAAATTCCTAATAAACCCTTAATTAGTAATTTAAATAATGGTGTCGATCCGTTAATTTACGAATTACACATAAGAGATTTTACTTCTCTTTTAAATCAAAATGATTTTAAAAATAGATTAGGAACATTTAACGCAGCAATTGAAAATAAAATTTTTGATTATTTAAAAGATTTGTCAATCACTCATTTACAACTTTTACCAGTTCATTCTATTTATACTATTAATAATAATGATTTAAAAATTTTAAATAAAAATCAAGGTAGTGGTTGAACAACAAATTACAATTGAGGCTATGATCCTTTAAATTATTTTGCACTTAATGGTTGATATTCTAATAATCCAAAAGATGCTCAATCATCTATTGGGGATTTTAAAAATTTTGTTAATAAGGCACATGAAAATAACATTGCAGTTATTATTGATGTTGTTTATAATCATATGATGTTTAATGATTTATTGGAAAAAATTGTTCCCAATTATTATTTTAGAAACAAAAGTAAAGTAAAACCAGTTGCATTTCCCGCATTAAATAGCGAAGCAAAAATGGTAAGAAAATTAATTTTAGATTCATTAATTTATTATGCAAAGTATTTTGGTGTTGATGGTTTTAGATTTGATCTTTCAACATTTATTGACAAACAAACGTTAAAAGAAATTGCTGTTAAATTAAGAAAAATCAACCCAAATATTATTTTGCATGGTGAAGCCTGACCTTTTAGTGATTTAGATTTTAATAATTCATGAACTAAAGGAATAAATGAAAATAAATATAAATTTGCTTACTTTAATGACACAATCAGAAATGCCATTAAAGGAGCAGATGATATTGCTAACAACGAAAAGGGCTTAATTTTTGGAAATTTTAACAAAATGGACGATTATATTTTTTCAGTTGTTGCAAATTTAAAAAATTTTAATTTTCCTAAAGAAATTTC
This window harbors:
- a CDS encoding alpha-amylase family glycosyl hydrolase; translation: MTKKSFYKKLLITNAFMASLLTVVSCSTKKSLNWQGKEFYQEYNKLSYKDDDKNVQFIAPFYSKNNEKSSTIYQLLVYAFADGNNDGIGDFIGLKNNLNYFVDLGIDQLYLSPIHPASSYHGYDVINYTDVAPELGGKQAFIEFLQEAHSKGIKIYLDLVFNHTSFEHPWFLKALEGDEKYKNFYRFYENQIQDTNQDTDQLRNLFPNLKNKKGTNKWYTSKFWAGMPDLNLDNPEVIQELKYIQSYWTKLGVDGFRYDAFVEYFSSKNETKNNYNENKIFSELREASIQGLQSINRNLDIFMMGEWWDSPLSAKKYFYDGQKLALGTVYDGKHWKNNFFFLNFKHDQLKTFLNNLGSEKQHLWIPFLTNHDVDRWINSFRKAVEQEDDLSKNLSDRAKLAVKNAYFFLLSMPGNPIIYHGDELYMHSSQSKGDSFMREPFKWKNKDLQVNFKEEKSPNDHIHLNYSSDIDYVEDQVNNPSSTFNLIKFMNNFRKKHPFMYLQDSKTIADANEFVKNPDYRVLVRQNIEQTEQYLFIFSAGLGKKTNYKLKENVKAEIVYSENVELKNNEINLNEMGFAILKVTN
- a CDS encoding alpha-amylase family glycosyl hydrolase gives rise to the protein MIKYNGDYLKVSNNVKTIDEKLNLQNKYLGVQKVKKGFKFTFWAPLAKEVYLELFDENKQKLQSFLLKNNKGFWTITIASAYESKLYLYKILNKDQRQYQITFDPYAKAFFPFDWKGKTKEIPYSVIVDWQKILVNEIPNKPLISNLNNGVDPLIYELHIRDFTSLLNQNDFKNRLGTFNAAIENKIFDYLKDLSITHLQLLPVHSIYTINNNDLKILNKNQGSGWTTNYNWGYDPLNYFALNGWYSNNPKDAQSSIGDFKNFVNKAHENNIAVIIDVVYNHMMFNDLLEKIVPNYYFRNKSKVKPVAFPALNSEAKMVRKLILDSLIYYAKYFGVDGFRFDLSTFIDKQTLKEIAVKLRKINPNIILHGEAWPFSDLDFNNSWTKGINENKYKFAYFNDTIRNAIKGADDIANNEKGLIFGNFNKMDDYIFSVVANLKNFNFPKEISTKNKNYELFTSDPSLALQYVACHDGFTLWDKINVISDRNLNENIALYKQALMMQITSQGRQLILAGTELLQTKPTDFSGQHDNRTLKILNKNNILNQDDNNDQVCDNSYKTTDYTNGIKWKHLDNQVVKSEVFNFLKQLFTFRNNSKFFRLDSAKKINSALKFLKIETDFIAYEIKIENEKVLVIHNLKNDNVNYLVENMELIFSSRSKIDKQNIYQSIPGRTSLIFKQKKGKNE